One segment of Corynebacterium atrinae DNA contains the following:
- the hemC gene encoding hydroxymethylbilane synthase: protein MTLKIGTRGSKLATTQSGHVREALAAHGFDAELHIVTTAGDVNMAPVERIGVGVFTQALREAMVAGECDIAVHSFKDLPTAPDERFHLIVPVRADAREALIARDGLTLATLPEGAKVGTSAPRRISQLRAHRPDLEILPLRGNIDTRMGKVTSGELDAVVLAYAGLSRVEQGYRATEVFSPEVILPAPAQGALAIECRADDEEARRAIDSLIDAAAYTCAIAERIVLNRLEAGCTAPVAAHSTLEGETITLTAGVFALDGSAQLKHSASGTDPVELGEQIARQLIEDGAAEVMAR from the coding sequence ATGACCCTGAAGATCGGTACGCGCGGCTCGAAGCTGGCCACCACCCAGTCCGGCCACGTGCGTGAGGCGTTGGCTGCCCATGGCTTCGACGCCGAGTTGCACATCGTGACCACGGCCGGCGACGTCAATATGGCGCCCGTGGAGCGCATCGGGGTTGGCGTGTTCACGCAGGCGCTGCGCGAGGCCATGGTGGCCGGCGAGTGCGACATTGCGGTGCATTCCTTCAAGGACTTGCCGACGGCCCCCGATGAGCGCTTCCACCTCATCGTCCCGGTGCGTGCCGACGCCCGCGAGGCCCTCATCGCGCGCGATGGCCTCACCCTCGCCACCCTCCCGGAGGGGGCAAAGGTGGGCACCTCCGCGCCCCGCCGCATCTCCCAGCTCCGCGCGCACCGCCCTGACCTGGAGATCCTGCCCCTACGGGGCAACATTGATACGCGCATGGGCAAGGTCACCTCCGGCGAGCTCGATGCCGTCGTCCTGGCCTACGCCGGGCTCTCCCGCGTCGAGCAGGGCTACCGCGCAACGGAAGTCTTCAGCCCCGAGGTCATCCTCCCGGCCCCCGCGCAGGGCGCGTTGGCCATCGAGTGCCGCGCCGACGACGAGGAGGCCCGCCGCGCCATCGATTCGCTTATCGACGCCGCCGCCTACACTTGTGCGATCGCCGAACGCATCGTCCTCAATCGACTGGAGGCGGGCTGCACCGCCCCCGTCGCGGCACATTCCACTTTGGAGGGCGAGACCATCACCCTCACCGCTGGGGTGTTCGCTCTCGACGGATCGGCACAGCTTAAGCACAGTGCCTCCGGGACCGACCCGGTCGAGCTGGGGGAGCAGATTGCCCGCCAGCTCATCGAGGACGGCGCCGCCGAGGTCATGGCGAGGTAA
- a CDS encoding uroporphyrinogen-III synthase, whose protein sequence is MSMAPQTSQPGKVVFVGAGPGNPDLLTIRAREVLSSAIIAVTDAAVLPGVREVVAAALPVPQEKLDAAEREYERICAEAKEAGARRRPARPAEPTAADIREPVGSTPDEVAAQLRDALAEEQGDVIRLVTGNPLTRDQTMAEIAAVAGLGLEFQVVPGMSLPSTVPSFAGIALGSTYTETDVTENNVDWDQLASAPQPLVLQAADENLSTIATEFISRGMSPDTPVSVTVNGTTRLQRTHDATLGTLGRLDVELGGQLVVTLGKGVDDRTKYSWWENRPLYGWRVLVPRTKEQAASMSARLSSYGAIPQSVPTISVEPPRNPAQMERAIKGIVEGRYQWIVFTSVNAVSAVWEKINEFGLDARSFAGVHLAAVGSKTADAIRELGMTPELLPPSTKQNAAGLVEVFPDYVEELDPVGRVLLPRADIATDVLVDGLVEAGWEVDDVVAYRTVRAAPPSAEIREMIKSGGFDAVCFTSSSTVKNLVGIAGKPHQRTIIACIGPMTEATAKEMGLRVDIVPATAEVPDLVDALANHVANLRAAGQLPPPKKKRRARRKPVAVDKD, encoded by the coding sequence ATGAGCATGGCTCCCCAGACCTCCCAGCCGGGAAAGGTCGTCTTCGTTGGCGCTGGCCCTGGCAACCCCGATCTGCTCACTATCCGTGCCCGCGAGGTGCTTTCTTCGGCGATCATTGCCGTCACAGATGCAGCTGTCCTCCCAGGCGTGCGTGAGGTCGTGGCTGCTGCTCTGCCAGTGCCTCAGGAGAAGCTGGATGCCGCGGAGCGGGAATACGAGCGCATCTGTGCTGAGGCCAAGGAAGCCGGGGCTCGCCGCCGTCCCGCGCGTCCCGCCGAGCCCACCGCCGCCGATATTCGTGAGCCCGTTGGATCTACCCCCGATGAGGTGGCCGCGCAGTTGCGTGATGCCCTCGCCGAGGAACAAGGTGATGTCATCCGCCTCGTCACCGGTAACCCGTTGACCCGGGATCAGACGATGGCGGAGATCGCCGCTGTCGCTGGCCTTGGCCTGGAGTTTCAGGTGGTGCCGGGCATGTCTCTGCCGTCCACGGTGCCCTCTTTTGCGGGTATCGCGTTGGGCTCGACCTACACCGAAACCGATGTCACGGAGAACAACGTCGACTGGGATCAGCTGGCCAGTGCCCCGCAGCCGCTGGTGCTGCAGGCGGCCGATGAGAACTTGAGCACGATTGCCACGGAGTTCATTTCCCGCGGCATGAGCCCGGACACTCCGGTCTCAGTCACCGTCAACGGCACCACCCGCTTGCAGCGCACCCACGATGCGACGTTGGGTACCTTGGGCCGCCTCGACGTTGAGCTGGGTGGCCAGCTGGTGGTCACCCTCGGTAAGGGAGTGGACGACCGCACGAAGTACTCCTGGTGGGAAAACCGCCCGCTGTACGGCTGGCGCGTGTTGGTGCCGCGCACCAAGGAGCAGGCTGCGTCGATGAGCGCGCGCCTGTCCTCATACGGCGCCATTCCGCAGTCCGTGCCGACGATCTCTGTCGAACCGCCGCGCAACCCCGCGCAGATGGAACGCGCGATCAAGGGCATCGTTGAAGGCCGGTACCAGTGGATCGTGTTCACCTCCGTCAACGCGGTGTCCGCGGTGTGGGAGAAGATCAATGAGTTCGGCCTCGACGCCCGCTCCTTCGCTGGCGTTCATTTGGCCGCCGTCGGTTCCAAAACTGCCGACGCCATCCGCGAGCTGGGTATGACGCCAGAGCTGCTGCCGCCGTCGACGAAGCAAAACGCAGCCGGATTGGTCGAAGTCTTCCCCGACTATGTCGAGGAGCTTGATCCGGTGGGTCGCGTCCTGCTGCCCCGGGCCGACATCGCCACCGATGTGCTTGTCGACGGCCTGGTGGAGGCCGGGTGGGAAGTCGACGATGTCGTCGCCTACCGGACAGTCCGGGCCGCTCCGCCGTCGGCGGAGATCCGCGAAATGATCAAGTCGGGCGGCTTTGACGCCGTGTGCTTTACGTCGTCGTCGACGGTGAAGAACCTGGTGGGCATCGCCGGTAAGCCGCATCAGCGCACCATCATCGCCTGCATTGGTCCCATGACGGAGGCCACTGCGAAGGAGATGGGCCTGCGGGTCGACATAGTTCCCGCTACCGCCGAGGTGCCCGATCTTGTCGACGCCCTGGCCAACCACGTGGCCAACCTCCGTGCGGCGGGGCAGTTGCCACCGCCGAAGAAGAAGCGCCGCGCACGTCGCAAGCCAGTGGCAGTAGACAAGGACTGA
- the hemB gene encoding porphobilinogen synthase has product MHVPAPARRPRRLRLNPAMREFVAETTLRPADLILPMFIADGIDAPRDISSMPGVQQHTFDSLKAAAHEALDAGVRCVDLFGVPLDADKDAEGSPAWKQEGILNRALRELRAEFGDDLLIMADTCLDEFTDHGHCGVLSQDRWGRVVVDNDATLTRYQRMAVAQADAGAHIVSPSGMMDGQVLAIREALDGAGHEDVSIMAYSAKYASAFYGPFREAVGSSLEGDRRTYQQDPANLRESLLEVELDIDEGADFVMVKPALPYLDVLRAVADASPVPVAAYQVSGEYSMIQAAGRNGWINLEAVMMESLTSIKRAGADQILTYFATDAARALHV; this is encoded by the coding sequence CTGCACGTTCCCGCCCCCGCGCGCCGCCCCCGCCGCTTGCGGCTGAATCCGGCGATGCGGGAATTCGTAGCTGAGACAACCTTGCGTCCCGCGGACCTCATCTTGCCGATGTTCATCGCCGACGGCATCGACGCACCCCGGGACATTTCTTCCATGCCGGGCGTCCAACAGCACACGTTTGATTCCTTGAAGGCCGCGGCCCACGAGGCGCTCGACGCCGGGGTGCGCTGCGTTGACCTCTTCGGCGTCCCGCTCGATGCGGATAAGGACGCGGAGGGTTCGCCGGCGTGGAAGCAGGAGGGCATCCTCAATCGCGCTCTCCGCGAGCTGCGGGCGGAGTTCGGCGATGATCTGCTCATCATGGCCGATACGTGCCTGGACGAGTTCACCGACCACGGGCACTGCGGCGTGCTGTCGCAGGACCGGTGGGGACGGGTGGTCGTCGATAATGATGCAACGCTGACCCGGTATCAGCGGATGGCGGTGGCCCAGGCCGACGCCGGGGCGCACATCGTTTCCCCTTCGGGGATGATGGACGGCCAGGTCCTGGCGATTCGGGAGGCGCTGGATGGTGCCGGGCACGAGGATGTGTCCATCATGGCCTATTCCGCCAAATACGCCTCCGCCTTCTACGGGCCCTTCCGCGAGGCCGTCGGCTCATCCTTGGAGGGCGATCGCCGCACCTACCAGCAGGATCCCGCCAACTTGCGTGAGTCTCTGCTTGAGGTGGAACTCGACATCGATGAGGGCGCCGACTTCGTCATGGTCAAGCCAGCCCTGCCGTACCTCGATGTGTTGCGCGCGGTGGCGGACGCCTCCCCGGTGCCAGTCGCCGCGTACCAGGTATCCGGCGAATACTCGATGATTCAGGCCGCCGGTCGCAATGGGTGGATCAACCTGGAGGCAGTGATGATGGAATCATTGACCTCTATTAAGCGGGCCGGTGCCGACCAGATCCTCACCTACTTTGCCACCGACGCTGCCCGGGCCCTTCATGTCTGA